AGAGCGAAGCCGGTGCTCAGGTGGTTCAGCCGGCACTCGGTATGGACTTCTATTGCAAGCAGTATACTACTGATTGTAATCGGCAGCCTGATGCTGGCCGATATCATTACATATTCTATCTAAAAGACGAAAGAGTTGTCATGACTATAAAGAGATGCCGAATAAAATCAATCCTCATAATACTTGCGACGATAATACTGCTGGCAGGAATCGCTGGATGCGTAGTGCCGATTGGATCTAAGGTCGGCGATAAAGCACCGGACTTCACTTTATCTACGCTCGACGGCGGACAGATCAGGCTCGCCGACCTCAAAGGCAAGACCGTCGTGCTTGTCTTCTGGACAACGGGATGCGGCGCCTGCATTTACCAGATGCCTTTTCTCGAGGAAGCACATGACGAATTGGGCAATGATGTCGAATTCGTCAACATCAACATCGGAGAGGACAGCTATCAGGTACAGGCAGTCATCGACTATTACGGTTTCAGCCTTCCCGTGGCGCTCGATAGCGATGAGATGGTATCGACAGACTACAATATCATCTATACGCCGACAAATATCATCATCGACAAGTATGGAGTCATTCACTACGTCAGGAAAGGCGCTTTTACCAGCGGAACGGAAATTCTAAGTATATTGAACGCTATGGAATAGCGAAATGGTTCGCCTTCAGCTTTAATAATCCAAGTGTACTTCGCAGACGCCGTAAGGGAGCGGCTCCTCCCCAACCATCCTCTGGTGCTCTTTCTTGATACACTTATCCATAACTACCTCAAGCCCC
This portion of the Dehalococcoidia bacterium genome encodes:
- a CDS encoding redoxin family protein, translated to MTIKRCRIKSILIILATIILLAGIAGCVVPIGSKVGDKAPDFTLSTLDGGQIRLADLKGKTVVLVFWTTGCGACIYQMPFLEEAHDELGNDVEFVNINIGEDSYQVQAVIDYYGFSLPVALDSDEMVSTDYNIIYTPTNIIIDKYGVIHYVRKGAFTSGTEILSILNAME